From a single Labrenzia sp. PHM005 genomic region:
- the scpB gene encoding SMC-Scp complex subunit ScpB, translated as MSEPDQLDLEDGPEGTEAPKSVDDLSGLRMVEALLFASSEPLSLEELTLRLPEGTDVVGLLEELQTLYAPRGVNVIRVAGKWCFRTAEDLSFLMHRNVEEQRKLSRAALETLAIIAYHQPVTRAEIEEIRGVSTSKGTLDVLLETTWIRMRGRRRTPGRPVTYGTTEHFLIHFGLENVKDLPGLEELKGAGLLDSAIPASFMVPTPNDDTALAEDEDPLEDGTLFDDETDETAQT; from the coding sequence ATGTCTGAACCGGACCAGCTGGATCTGGAAGATGGCCCAGAAGGCACCGAAGCTCCCAAAAGTGTGGATGACCTGTCTGGCCTCCGGATGGTCGAAGCCTTGTTATTTGCTTCCTCCGAGCCGCTGTCTCTGGAAGAGCTGACCTTGCGCTTGCCCGAAGGCACTGATGTGGTCGGGCTTTTAGAAGAGCTGCAGACCCTATATGCCCCCCGCGGAGTCAATGTCATCAGGGTAGCCGGGAAATGGTGTTTCCGGACAGCCGAAGACTTAAGTTTCCTCATGCACCGCAATGTGGAAGAGCAGCGCAAACTGTCGCGCGCGGCTCTTGAGACACTCGCGATCATCGCCTATCACCAGCCGGTTACACGGGCGGAGATCGAAGAGATCCGCGGGGTTTCCACCTCAAAGGGCACGCTGGATGTTCTGCTGGAAACCACCTGGATCCGCATGCGCGGACGCCGGCGGACACCGGGGCGGCCGGTCACCTATGGTACGACGGAACATTTTCTAATTCACTTCGGATTGGAAAATGTCAAAGACTTGCCGGGCCTTGAGGAGCTAAAAGGGGCAGGGCTGCTCGACAGCGCCATTCCGGCATCCTTTATGGTGCCGACACCCAATGATGATACGGCGCTTGCCGAGGATGAAGATCCTTTGGAAGACGGCACGCTGTTTGATGATGAGACGGACGAGACCGCGCAAACCTGA